In Longimicrobium sp., the following proteins share a genomic window:
- a CDS encoding PilT/PilU family type 4a pilus ATPase, with the protein MEQPRLNLLLRTLIDHKGSDLHLSPGIEPRIRVDGEMIPLQMTALTGDHIQAVVQEVMDAPLRERWRDTEDLDFAYESPDLGRFRVNVYTGRRGVGAVLRVIPAVIPSAQDLRLPPAITALARIPNGLVLVTGPTGSGKSTTLAALVDLINRQRAGHIITIEDPVEFTHESRTSIVTHREVGRDVPSFPRALRAALREDPDVVVVGEIRDVETMQLALSAAETGHLVFGTLHTSSATKTANRVVDMMPPERQQQVRTQFADVLRAIVTQRLVRKRGGGRLGAYEILLNTTPVQNNIKENKPSLIEGAMNDRASGMQTLERALALMVVQGWVEEDEAMAAANSPESLRTEIGSLRVPDRARPW; encoded by the coding sequence ATGGAACAGCCCCGCCTCAACCTCCTCCTCCGCACCCTCATCGACCACAAGGGCTCCGACCTCCACCTTTCTCCCGGAATCGAGCCGCGCATCCGGGTGGACGGCGAGATGATCCCCCTGCAGATGACGGCGCTGACGGGCGACCACATCCAGGCCGTGGTGCAGGAGGTGATGGACGCACCGCTGCGCGAGCGCTGGCGCGACACGGAGGACCTCGACTTCGCCTATGAATCGCCGGACCTGGGGCGCTTTCGGGTGAACGTGTACACGGGCCGGCGCGGGGTCGGGGCCGTGCTCCGCGTGATCCCGGCCGTCATCCCGAGCGCGCAGGACCTCCGCCTTCCCCCGGCCATCACGGCGCTGGCGCGCATCCCCAACGGCTTGGTGCTGGTGACGGGCCCCACCGGGTCGGGCAAGTCGACCACGCTGGCCGCGCTGGTGGACCTCATCAACCGGCAGCGCGCGGGGCACATCATCACCATCGAAGACCCGGTCGAGTTCACGCACGAGAGCCGCACCTCCATCGTCACGCACCGCGAGGTGGGGCGTGACGTCCCCTCCTTTCCACGCGCGCTGCGGGCGGCGCTCCGCGAGGACCCGGACGTGGTGGTGGTGGGCGAGATCCGCGACGTGGAGACGATGCAGCTCGCCCTTTCCGCCGCGGAGACGGGGCACCTGGTATTCGGGACGCTGCACACCAGCAGCGCCACCAAGACGGCCAACCGCGTGGTCGACATGATGCCACCCGAGCGGCAGCAGCAGGTGCGCACCCAGTTCGCGGACGTGCTGCGCGCCATCGTCACGCAGCGCCTGGTGAGGAAGCGCGGCGGCGGCCGGCTGGGCGCCTACGAGATCCTCCTCAACACCACGCCCGTGCAGAACAACATCAAGGAGAACAAGCCATCGCTCATCGAGGGCGCGATGAACGACAGGGCCAGCGGAATGCAGACCCTGGAGCGCGCGCTTGCCCTGATGGTGGTGCAGGGGTGGGTGGAGGAGGACGAGGCGATGGCCGCCGCCAACAGCCCCGAGAGCCTGCGCACCGAGATCGGCTCCCTGCGCGTTCCAGACCGAGCCCGGCCCTGGTGA
- a CDS encoding helix-turn-helix domain-containing protein: MQPILRPLIVMHPDSVFKERMRRIGSQRFQTQFVSDWDVLRTTLQESPPAALVVVDPYRRTYGSEAELAPELRSLLWEFPTATVIAALEVQRGRMRDLRTLGEWGVKEIIALDEEDTLEAITRRLRAAQGRPLQSLLERSLPANLSGRARALLMAAAEVVAEGGHGRDLAAALRLSERTLLRWAEQADLPPPRRILAWMRVLLACELLDDQAQTVLSVAYTCGYASDSSLRRAVQEFTGVLLTELRKRGAFATASEMFLKELEETREHGRARRKAARAEARAALQAERAAATARGERGTRGRRGAPRKRAARPAAS; encoded by the coding sequence ATGCAACCCATTCTTCGGCCGCTGATCGTGATGCATCCGGATTCCGTGTTCAAGGAGCGGATGCGGCGCATCGGCAGCCAGCGCTTCCAGACCCAGTTCGTCTCCGACTGGGACGTGCTGCGCACGACCCTGCAGGAGTCGCCGCCGGCCGCGCTGGTGGTGGTGGACCCGTACCGGCGCACCTACGGCTCCGAGGCGGAGCTGGCGCCGGAGCTGCGCTCGCTGCTGTGGGAGTTCCCCACCGCGACGGTGATCGCCGCCCTCGAGGTGCAGCGCGGGCGGATGCGCGACCTGCGCACGCTGGGCGAGTGGGGGGTGAAGGAGATCATCGCGCTGGACGAGGAAGACACGCTGGAGGCGATCACCCGGCGGCTGCGCGCGGCGCAGGGGCGGCCGCTGCAGAGCCTGCTGGAGCGCTCCCTGCCGGCGAACCTTTCCGGACGCGCGCGCGCCCTGCTGATGGCTGCCGCCGAGGTGGTGGCCGAGGGCGGGCACGGGCGCGACCTGGCCGCGGCGCTCCGGCTCTCCGAGCGGACGCTGCTTCGATGGGCCGAGCAGGCGGACCTGCCGCCCCCACGCCGCATCCTTGCATGGATGCGCGTGCTGCTGGCCTGCGAGCTCCTGGACGACCAGGCGCAGACGGTGCTCTCGGTGGCGTACACCTGCGGCTACGCGTCGGACAGCTCGCTGCGGCGCGCGGTGCAGGAGTTCACCGGCGTGCTGCTGACCGAGCTGCGGAAGCGCGGCGCTTTCGCGACCGCATCCGAGATGTTCCTGAAGGAGCTGGAGGAGACGCGTGAGCATGGCCGGGCGCGCCGCAAGGCAGCCCGCGCGGAGGCTCGCGCCGCGCTCCAGGCCGAGCGTGCCGCGGCCACCGCACGTGGCGAGCGTGGGACCCGGGGCCGCCGCGGCGCTCCCCGCAAGCGCGCCGCCCGCCCGGCCGCTTCCTGA
- a CDS encoding murein L,D-transpeptidase catalytic domain family protein produces MNSNLQALGAAAIIFGVAASLPNDTKSAAPPAEHAQPPVAAAAFRPAAQAVLSGVGIEKPAPVEELSEAETALAALAGDVRKQSHPDALRLAFEAYYNYKAEHPNEVRKPYLYFVDYGLDSRTKRGYVFDMEALRVVDGPFAVAHGRGSGAKYGVPTKFTNREGSATSSLGLFKAREVYAFTGHASGQVYRSVGLRLDGVSGRFNSAARQRRVVVHGAPYVSESEAGRSEGCPAMDPARAQKLIPRIGNGGMVFLFSPLDKTWLKSDPWVHRDALNG; encoded by the coding sequence ATGAACTCGAACCTCCAGGCACTCGGGGCCGCCGCCATCATCTTCGGCGTCGCCGCATCGCTTCCGAACGATACAAAGAGCGCCGCCCCGCCGGCCGAGCACGCGCAGCCGCCGGTCGCCGCCGCCGCGTTCCGGCCTGCCGCCCAGGCCGTGCTGAGCGGGGTGGGGATCGAGAAGCCCGCGCCCGTGGAAGAGCTGTCCGAGGCGGAGACCGCGCTGGCAGCGCTTGCCGGCGACGTCCGCAAGCAGAGCCATCCGGACGCGCTGCGCCTGGCCTTCGAGGCCTACTACAACTACAAGGCGGAGCATCCGAACGAGGTCCGCAAGCCGTACCTGTACTTCGTGGATTACGGGCTGGACAGCCGCACCAAGCGCGGCTACGTCTTCGACATGGAGGCGCTGCGGGTGGTGGACGGACCGTTCGCCGTGGCGCACGGCCGCGGGTCCGGCGCCAAGTACGGCGTCCCCACGAAGTTCACGAACCGTGAGGGGAGCGCCACCTCTTCGCTGGGCCTGTTCAAGGCGCGCGAGGTCTACGCCTTCACCGGGCACGCGAGCGGCCAGGTGTACCGTTCGGTCGGACTGCGCCTGGACGGGGTCTCCGGCCGCTTCAACAGCGCCGCCCGCCAGCGCCGTGTCGTGGTGCACGGCGCGCCATACGTGAGCGAGAGCGAGGCCGGCCGCAGCGAAGGGTGCCCCGCGATGGACCCGGCGCGCGCCCAGAAGCTGATCCCCAGGATCGGCAACGGCGGGATGGTCTTCCTCTTCTCGCCGCTCGACAAGACGTGGCTGAAGAGCGACCCGTGGGTGCACCGGGATGCGCTGAACGGATGA
- a CDS encoding AAA family ATPase, whose protein sequence is MSTPALRPELEVSLHLAVLEAARRGHAYAGLEHLLFALLHDDATASAVEAAGARPDRLRRRLERFLDEEVRSGTGVPVDNSTPTLGFHRAVQQAALQALRSGREEVTGAHVLVAMWDEEDSFAAHFLQEAGADRMELMRRASASPEAVPAGPAHEENEDARDEGDALARFAVNLNRQAAEGRVDPLIGRERELGRAIHVLARRRKNNPLFVGDPGVGKTALAEGLALRIHSGEVPAPLRGAEIFALDMGALLAGTRYRGDFEERLKAVLKELEARPGAILFVDEIHTLVGAGSTSGGSMDASNLLKPALAAGLRCIGSTTHEELRTHFERDRALARRFQKIDVPEPGTEDTVRILEGLRGRYEEFHNVRYADAALRAAAELSARYLHDRRLPDKAIDLMDEAGAEARLAAPEGSTEPADVDAETVERILATMAQIPPRTVAGSDRERLRTLESELKARVFGQDSAIGQLAAAIKLSRAGLRDPRKPIGSFLFTGPTGVGKTEVARSLAEVMGIELIRFDMSEYMERHTVSRLIGAPPGYVGFDQAGLLTEAVRRTPHAVVLLDEVEKAHPDVFNLLLQVMDYGRLTDNNGKQADFRNVVLVMTSNVGAEELSRRRPGFSGADAAPNDDARAFERTFSPEFRNRLDARIAFAPLGLEVMERIVERMVAEVGARLAARGVELELTPAARAWLAEHGLDPANGARPLARLIEERILRPLGDELLFGMLELGGVARVDARDGQIVLSPDGRPGTAAAFAAEGEGNGVDPGGY, encoded by the coding sequence ATGTCCACCCCCGCGCTGCGCCCCGAGCTGGAGGTAAGCCTCCACCTGGCCGTGCTGGAAGCGGCCCGCCGGGGGCACGCCTACGCCGGGCTGGAGCACCTCCTCTTCGCGCTCCTCCACGACGACGCCACCGCCTCCGCCGTCGAAGCCGCCGGCGCCCGCCCGGACCGCCTCCGCCGCAGGCTGGAGCGCTTCCTGGACGAGGAGGTCCGCAGCGGCACCGGCGTGCCGGTCGACAACAGCACGCCCACGCTCGGATTCCACCGTGCGGTGCAGCAGGCGGCGCTCCAGGCGCTGCGCTCGGGCCGTGAAGAAGTGACCGGCGCCCACGTCCTGGTCGCGATGTGGGACGAGGAAGACTCCTTCGCCGCTCACTTTCTCCAGGAAGCTGGCGCGGACCGCATGGAGCTGATGCGCCGCGCCTCCGCCTCCCCGGAAGCCGTCCCCGCGGGGCCTGCCCACGAGGAAAACGAGGATGCCCGCGACGAGGGCGACGCGCTGGCCCGCTTCGCCGTCAACCTAAACCGGCAGGCGGCGGAGGGGAGAGTCGATCCGCTGATCGGCCGCGAGCGCGAGCTGGGGCGGGCCATCCACGTGCTGGCCCGCCGCCGCAAGAACAACCCGCTCTTCGTCGGCGACCCGGGCGTCGGGAAGACGGCGCTCGCCGAGGGACTGGCGCTCCGCATCCACAGCGGCGAAGTCCCCGCCCCACTGCGAGGCGCCGAGATCTTTGCGCTGGACATGGGGGCGCTCCTGGCCGGCACCCGCTACCGCGGCGACTTCGAGGAGCGGCTCAAGGCGGTGCTCAAGGAGCTGGAAGCCCGCCCCGGCGCTATCCTCTTCGTGGACGAGATCCACACCCTGGTAGGCGCGGGTAGCACCAGCGGCGGGAGCATGGACGCATCCAACCTCCTCAAGCCCGCCCTCGCGGCCGGGCTGCGCTGCATCGGCTCCACCACGCACGAGGAGCTGAGGACACACTTCGAGCGCGACCGGGCGCTCGCCCGCCGCTTCCAGAAGATCGACGTCCCGGAGCCTGGCACGGAGGACACGGTCCGCATCCTGGAAGGGCTGCGGGGGCGCTACGAGGAGTTCCACAACGTGCGCTACGCCGACGCCGCCCTGCGCGCCGCCGCCGAGCTGAGCGCCCGCTACCTGCACGACCGCCGCCTGCCGGACAAGGCCATCGACCTGATGGACGAGGCGGGCGCCGAAGCCAGGCTCGCCGCCCCCGAGGGCAGCACCGAGCCGGCGGACGTGGATGCCGAAACGGTGGAGCGCATCCTGGCGACCATGGCGCAGATCCCGCCCCGCACCGTCGCCGGCAGCGACCGCGAGCGGCTGCGTACGCTGGAGTCGGAGCTCAAGGCTCGCGTCTTCGGGCAGGACAGCGCGATCGGGCAGCTCGCCGCCGCCATCAAGCTGTCGCGCGCCGGGCTCCGCGACCCGCGCAAGCCGATCGGCTCCTTCCTCTTCACCGGCCCCACCGGCGTCGGAAAGACGGAAGTGGCACGCTCCCTCGCCGAGGTGATGGGGATCGAGCTGATCCGCTTCGACATGAGCGAGTACATGGAGCGCCACACCGTATCGCGGCTGATCGGCGCGCCGCCGGGGTACGTGGGGTTCGACCAGGCGGGGCTGCTCACCGAGGCGGTGCGGCGCACCCCGCACGCGGTGGTGCTGCTGGACGAGGTGGAGAAGGCGCACCCGGACGTCTTCAACCTCCTGCTGCAGGTGATGGACTACGGCCGCCTGACCGACAACAACGGGAAGCAGGCCGACTTCAGGAACGTGGTGCTGGTGATGACGAGCAACGTGGGGGCGGAAGAACTCTCGCGCCGCCGCCCCGGCTTCTCCGGCGCCGATGCGGCCCCGAACGACGACGCGCGGGCGTTCGAGCGGACCTTCTCGCCCGAGTTCCGCAACCGGCTGGACGCCCGCATCGCCTTCGCGCCGCTGGGGCTGGAGGTAATGGAGCGGATCGTGGAGCGGATGGTGGCGGAAGTGGGCGCGCGGCTCGCCGCGCGGGGGGTGGAGCTGGAGCTGACCCCGGCGGCGCGGGCGTGGCTGGCCGAGCACGGGCTGGACCCGGCCAACGGCGCCCGCCCGCTGGCCCGCCTGATCGAGGAGCGGATCCTCCGTCCGCTGGGGGACGAGCTCCTCTTCGGGATGCTGGAGCTCGGCGGCGTCGCACGGGTGGACGCGCGGGACGGCCAGATCGTCCTGTCCCCTGATGGACGCCCAGGAACCGCCGCGGCGTTCGCGGCGGAGGGGGAAGGAAACGGTGTAGACCCTGGCGGGTACTGA
- a CDS encoding helix-turn-helix domain-containing protein has product MFRCQSVSTWPELRAAAAQAPPSTLLVLDPYRKNARGLWKVTPELRGFLWEFPSITVVAAIDVRAGCSHDLRTLGEWGVADVISIYEDDTGEGMLRRLQLAQGRPLQNLLARSLPATVSGQSRTLLMTAAEVVSMGGKGRDLARALHLSQRTVLRWAERSRLPPPRRILAWMRILLASSLLDDPGRTVFSVACACGYASDSSLRRAMQDFLGTIPTHLRREGAFERATHAFIRELAEFKELGPESIVTGRGRAATDRRARAAAEAARREATK; this is encoded by the coding sequence GTGTTCCGTTGCCAATCGGTCTCCACGTGGCCCGAGCTTCGCGCGGCAGCCGCCCAGGCGCCGCCTTCCACCCTCCTGGTGCTGGACCCCTACCGCAAGAACGCGCGCGGCCTCTGGAAGGTGACTCCGGAGCTGCGCGGTTTCCTTTGGGAGTTCCCCTCCATCACCGTGGTGGCCGCGATTGACGTGCGCGCCGGCTGCTCGCACGACCTCCGCACGCTGGGCGAGTGGGGAGTGGCGGACGTCATCTCCATCTACGAGGACGATACCGGCGAGGGGATGCTGCGACGGCTACAGCTGGCGCAGGGCCGCCCGCTGCAGAACCTGCTTGCGCGCTCGCTTCCCGCCACCGTGTCTGGCCAGTCGCGTACCCTGCTGATGACGGCCGCCGAGGTGGTGTCGATGGGCGGGAAGGGGCGCGACCTGGCGCGCGCGCTCCACCTTTCCCAGCGCACCGTGCTGCGCTGGGCAGAGCGCTCTCGCCTCCCCCCGCCGCGCCGGATCCTGGCCTGGATGCGCATCCTGCTGGCTTCGTCGCTGCTCGACGACCCGGGGCGCACCGTGTTCAGCGTGGCGTGCGCGTGCGGCTACGCGTCGGACAGCAGCCTGCGGCGCGCGATGCAGGACTTCCTCGGCACCATCCCCACACACCTGAGGCGCGAGGGGGCGTTCGAGCGCGCGACGCACGCCTTCATCCGGGAATTGGCGGAGTTCAAGGAGTTGGGGCCGGAAAGCATCGTCACGGGCCGCGGCCGCGCCGCCACCGACCGCCGCGCCCGCGCCGCCGCGGAGGCCGCGCGGCGCGAGGCGACGAAGTAG
- a CDS encoding M23 family metallopeptidase codes for MIPARAALAGALVLAACGAGLLRAAPPSTHAGLALRLDSLERRISRVEARVGLPPNAQRPSPLLARYEELRSREARIAARVDSVRVFVPDAAPLAAGTITSAYAPRRYHPVVRRVLPHWGLDIAAPHGAPVSATADGVVLATFRSPTYGIGVDLRHGDTFLTRYAHLSALSVRPGDRVRRGQLIGRVGGTGRTTGPHLHYEAYVRRADGYHSVDPIRLLPPDGPLRL; via the coding sequence ATGATCCCCGCACGTGCGGCGCTGGCGGGTGCGCTCGTGTTGGCGGCGTGCGGCGCGGGTCTCCTGCGTGCCGCACCGCCCTCGACCCACGCGGGCCTGGCGCTGCGGCTGGACAGCCTGGAACGGCGCATCTCGCGGGTGGAGGCGCGGGTTGGACTACCGCCGAACGCGCAACGCCCAAGTCCGCTCCTGGCGCGCTACGAGGAGCTCCGCAGCCGTGAGGCGCGCATCGCCGCCCGTGTGGACTCGGTGCGAGTCTTTGTCCCCGATGCGGCGCCGCTGGCCGCGGGAACCATCACCAGCGCCTACGCGCCGCGCCGGTACCATCCGGTGGTGCGCCGCGTCCTGCCGCACTGGGGGCTGGACATCGCGGCCCCGCATGGCGCGCCCGTCTCCGCCACGGCGGACGGCGTGGTGCTCGCCACCTTTCGCTCGCCCACTTACGGCATCGGCGTGGACCTCCGCCACGGCGACACCTTTCTCACGCGATACGCCCACCTCTCCGCCCTCTCCGTGCGCCCGGGCGATCGCGTGCGGCGCGGCCAGCTGATCGGCCGCGTCGGGGGGACCGGGCGCACCACCGGCCCGCATCTCCACTACGAGGCGTACGTTCGGCGCGCGGACGGGTACCATAGCGTCGATCCGATCCGCCTTCTCCCTCCAGACGGTCCCCTGCGCCTCTGA
- a CDS encoding alpha/beta hydrolase, with protein MRRSSALLPAMAAITALATAGCSPRRAAESLLLGSHFVRTEGVAYGPEARHRLDVYRPKAVRASAPVLVFLHGGRWNSGSRGDYRLLGDALTRRGWVAVVPDYRLAPAVRFPAWVEDGARAVRWARDNAARFGGDSTRIFVVGHSAGGHSAALLALDEHFLRDAGVPAGAVRGFVSLAGPVDTTWTDPDVQALMGPREGWPATYPATHVDGTEPPLLLLHGGGDRTVAVENSVRLAARIRNRGGCARSIVYPGVGHVKIVVALSAPRLRIAPVLDDVDAFVRDPRRGCTAAR; from the coding sequence ATGCGCCGAAGCTCCGCCCTCCTCCCCGCAATGGCCGCGATCACCGCGCTGGCCACCGCTGGCTGCTCGCCGAGGCGGGCGGCGGAGTCGCTGCTGCTGGGGAGCCACTTCGTACGCACCGAGGGCGTGGCGTATGGGCCGGAAGCGCGGCACCGGCTGGACGTGTACCGGCCGAAGGCGGTGCGTGCATCCGCGCCGGTATTGGTGTTCCTCCACGGCGGGCGCTGGAACAGCGGGTCGCGCGGGGACTACCGTCTCCTGGGTGACGCCCTCACGCGGCGGGGGTGGGTGGCGGTCGTCCCCGATTACCGGCTCGCGCCCGCGGTCCGCTTCCCGGCGTGGGTGGAAGACGGGGCGCGTGCCGTCCGCTGGGCCCGCGACAATGCCGCGCGCTTCGGGGGAGACAGCACCCGCATCTTCGTGGTGGGGCACTCCGCGGGCGGCCACAGCGCCGCGCTCCTGGCGCTCGACGAGCACTTCCTGCGCGACGCCGGGGTTCCCGCGGGGGCGGTGCGGGGCTTCGTCTCGCTCGCCGGGCCCGTCGACACCACCTGGACCGACCCGGACGTGCAGGCGCTGATGGGCCCGCGCGAGGGCTGGCCCGCCACCTATCCCGCCACCCACGTCGACGGCACCGAACCCCCGCTCCTCCTTCTCCACGGCGGCGGCGACCGCACCGTGGCGGTGGAGAACTCCGTGCGGTTGGCCGCGCGCATCCGGAATCGTGGGGGGTGCGCGCGCTCGATCGTGTACCCGGGCGTGGGACACGTGAAGATCGTGGTCGCGCTCTCCGCGCCCCGCCTGCGGATCGCGCCGGTGCTGGACGACGTCGACGCCTTCGTGCGCGACCCGCGCCGCGGCTGCACCGCGGCAAGGTAG
- a CDS encoding ATP-dependent Clp protease adaptor ClpS, translating to MTEPKKPPERGPAVRPEREEGIAVRERPATRTPRLFRVLLHNDDYTSMEFVVEVLVRFFEKTTTEATQIMLQVHHAGHGVAGSYTRDEAETRVERVAAEAKAQGYPLLLSVEPE from the coding sequence ATGACCGAGCCGAAGAAGCCACCGGAGCGCGGGCCCGCCGTGCGGCCGGAGCGTGAAGAGGGGATCGCGGTTCGCGAGCGCCCCGCCACGCGCACCCCGCGCCTCTTCCGGGTCCTCCTCCACAACGACGACTACACTTCCATGGAGTTCGTGGTGGAGGTACTCGTACGCTTCTTCGAGAAGACGACGACCGAGGCGACGCAGATCATGCTGCAGGTGCACCACGCGGGGCACGGAGTGGCGGGAAGCTACACGCGCGACGAGGCGGAGACGCGGGTGGAGCGGGTCGCCGCCGAAGCGAAGGCGCAGGGCTACCCCCTGCTGCTGAGCGTGGAGCCGGAGTAG
- a CDS encoding RNA polymerase sigma factor has product MQTDRLHLDEPTPLPQRAALHLIEDAPLQFGGEARTGPADEQLMAHYGRTGCEMTFQILHTRWRSRIRGYFFKRINDRTRADDLTQIVFMRVHNNRERYDPGKPFSVWIHAIAGNLTINEGRTESRRRVHTMTDLEGDPSVVQALTEGQSVEVRPDDFTYRRQIRAQVERELGQMDVIFAEPFRLHELEGHPYEEISEALSVPVGTVKSRMHRARTQLRERLGHLRAEMMDASPL; this is encoded by the coding sequence ATGCAGACGGACCGCCTCCACCTCGACGAGCCCACCCCCCTTCCACAAAGAGCCGCTCTTCACCTGATCGAAGACGCTCCCCTGCAGTTCGGCGGCGAGGCCAGAACCGGCCCCGCCGACGAGCAACTGATGGCGCACTATGGCAGGACGGGGTGCGAGATGACCTTCCAGATCCTCCATACGCGCTGGCGCTCGCGCATCCGCGGCTACTTCTTCAAGCGGATCAACGACCGCACCCGTGCGGACGACCTGACGCAGATCGTCTTCATGCGCGTGCACAACAACCGCGAGCGCTACGATCCCGGTAAGCCATTCTCAGTCTGGATTCACGCCATCGCCGGGAACCTCACCATCAACGAGGGGCGCACCGAGTCGCGCCGCCGCGTGCATACGATGACGGACCTGGAGGGCGATCCCTCCGTGGTGCAGGCGCTCACCGAAGGACAGTCCGTGGAGGTGCGGCCGGACGACTTCACCTACCGGCGCCAGATCCGCGCGCAGGTCGAGCGCGAGCTGGGGCAGATGGACGTCATCTTCGCCGAGCCGTTCCGCCTCCATGAGCTCGAGGGGCACCCCTACGAGGAGATCTCCGAGGCGCTCAGCGTACCCGTGGGAACGGTGAAGAGCCGGATGCACCGCGCCCGCACGCAGCTCCGCGAGCGCCTCGGCCACCTGCGCGCCGAGATGATGGACGCGTCGCCCCTGTAG
- a CDS encoding PAS domain-containing protein, which produces MELSLALEELRVSEEELRVQSDMLSAVQHALETERARYLGFFTHLPDPCLVTDAAGVVREANRAAGELLGARPEALAGKPLAVFVGEEDRRDFRNRILEGLPQDETAEWEVSLRPRGALPLRVKARVSVMREAQGRAALIWVFRGLADSLDSARDETTLLEAMLDALATPACALDLDGTLLRWNRAATDALGWEPETVGEACPVRFPGEEAGGDALLRTRERLDGVPAEVTRGNGQTVRLRASVAPLLAGDARRGTLLTFAAETPEARTSERDDAESILQQCRSALAGEAATGTVYERLRTWIASGLHLGHLRPGSRLPSIRQVADAAGAEHRAVAAAYRALAAEGLVEVRNRQGAFVAGAWEPAAPPLGETADWLAGVLEGASGLRIRIPQLADVVGRWTTSTRVRCACMESVEDERAALVAEMAGQWGMEAIPVAPGSFRADGRGAPEALHGVELIVTTAFHATEAHAAGRALGIPVLVLAAGPEMVQAAEERLAEGPLTAVVADAGYAARLRFLRGSERLRVVLADDAAAIASLTPSESVLLTPAARQKLGSDSPRMLVPLPSFVSRTPARTIAALLIQHNIAPARRRG; this is translated from the coding sequence ATGGAGCTCAGCCTCGCGCTGGAAGAGCTGCGCGTGTCCGAGGAGGAGCTGCGCGTGCAGAGCGACATGCTCAGCGCCGTGCAGCATGCGCTGGAGACGGAGCGTGCGCGCTACCTGGGCTTCTTCACCCACCTGCCCGACCCGTGCCTGGTGACCGACGCGGCCGGCGTGGTGCGCGAGGCGAACCGCGCCGCAGGCGAGCTCCTGGGTGCGCGTCCGGAAGCCCTGGCCGGAAAGCCGCTCGCCGTGTTCGTGGGCGAAGAGGACCGGCGCGACTTCCGCAACCGCATCCTGGAAGGGCTTCCGCAGGACGAGACGGCGGAGTGGGAGGTCAGCCTGCGCCCGCGCGGCGCCCTTCCCCTGCGCGTGAAGGCGCGGGTGAGTGTGATGCGCGAGGCGCAGGGCCGCGCCGCTCTGATCTGGGTCTTCCGCGGCCTGGCGGATTCGCTGGACTCCGCGCGCGACGAGACGACGCTGCTGGAGGCGATGCTGGACGCCCTGGCCACGCCGGCCTGCGCGCTGGACCTGGACGGCACCCTCCTTCGCTGGAACCGCGCCGCGACCGACGCGCTGGGCTGGGAACCGGAGACGGTGGGCGAAGCCTGCCCCGTGCGCTTCCCCGGCGAGGAGGCGGGGGGCGATGCCCTTCTGCGCACCCGCGAGCGGCTGGACGGCGTGCCGGCGGAGGTGACGCGCGGCAACGGGCAGACCGTGCGCCTGCGCGCCTCCGTTGCGCCGCTCCTGGCCGGAGATGCGCGGCGCGGGACGCTCCTCACCTTCGCCGCCGAGACGCCCGAGGCGCGCACCAGCGAGCGCGACGACGCGGAGTCCATCCTCCAGCAGTGCCGCTCCGCCCTGGCGGGTGAGGCCGCGACCGGCACCGTGTACGAGCGGCTCCGCACTTGGATCGCGTCTGGGCTGCACCTGGGCCACCTGCGCCCGGGGAGCCGCCTCCCCAGCATCCGCCAGGTGGCGGACGCGGCTGGGGCCGAGCACCGCGCCGTCGCCGCCGCCTATCGCGCCCTCGCCGCAGAGGGGCTGGTGGAGGTCCGCAACCGGCAGGGCGCATTCGTGGCAGGCGCGTGGGAGCCCGCGGCGCCGCCGCTGGGCGAGACGGCCGATTGGCTGGCCGGCGTGCTGGAGGGCGCCTCGGGGCTGCGCATCCGCATCCCGCAGCTCGCCGACGTGGTGGGCCGCTGGACGACCTCCACCCGCGTGCGCTGCGCCTGCATGGAGTCGGTTGAGGACGAGCGCGCCGCGCTCGTGGCGGAGATGGCGGGGCAGTGGGGGATGGAGGCCATCCCGGTGGCGCCGGGCTCCTTCCGTGCCGATGGCCGCGGGGCTCCGGAGGCGCTGCATGGCGTGGAGCTGATCGTCACCACCGCCTTCCACGCCACCGAGGCGCACGCCGCCGGCCGCGCGCTGGGGATCCCGGTGCTGGTGCTGGCCGCCGGCCCAGAGATGGTGCAGGCGGCGGAGGAGCGGCTGGCCGAGGGTCCGCTCACCGCCGTGGTAGCCGATGCGGGGTACGCGGCCCGTCTCCGCTTCCTTCGCGGCTCCGAGCGCCTACGCGTGGTGCTGGCCGACGATGCGGCCGCGATCGCGTCGCTCACCCCGTCCGAGAGTGTGCTGCTGACGCCCGCCGCGCGGCAGAAGCTGGGAAGCGACTCCCCGCGGATGCTGGTGCCGCTCCCGTCGTTCGTCTCCCGCACGCCGGCGCGCACCATCGCGGCGCTCCTGATCCAGCACAACATCGCGCCCGCCCGCCGCCGGGGGTGA